One Mya arenaria isolate MELC-2E11 chromosome 5, ASM2691426v1 genomic window carries:
- the LOC128234364 gene encoding uncharacterized protein LOC128234364 isoform X6, with protein sequence MGLYMIFIWIFLNGVCRHVIEAQAPVLSANASSVTKGHPLKLVCTLSAETPSVSWLRTDTGMTTEQTIVTVGLQGGSCKSVPSTPPDGLVVTCGPLVYGCTIQSLNISDDGDVWRCSVPIKGVTTYSNSLRINVTEPAPTPTVTGEKHLAVAVTVLVVQICVVLGVFVVLHWIRTRPRGMNFVLWRPWVVIHVGGAIDLVVVCVCGGYHVNINTGVLMTTGVIVAIILTLILVVAFVFLVTRATKCCGFYNTKKDTSPLLERKEVHQQLL encoded by the exons ATGGGCTTATACATGATATTCATTTGGATATTTCTTAATGGTGTTTGCAGACATGTCATTG AAGCTCAAGCTCCAGTTTTATCAGCAAATGCATCTTCAGTTACTAAAGGACACCCATTGAAATTGGTATGTACATTATCAGCCGAAACCCCTTCTGTGTCATGGTTGCGGACAGACACAGGCATGACTACAGAACAAACAATTGTTACTGTCGGTTTGCAAGGTGGTTCATGTAAATCAGTTCCAAGCACTCCTCCAGATGGTTTAGTGGTAACATGTGGACCATTGGTGTATGGATGTACAATCCAATCTTTGAATATTTCTGATGATGGAGATGTTTGGCGTTGTTCAGTCCCGATTAAAGGGGTCACCACCTACAGCAACTCCCTGAGAATAAATGTCACAG AACCAGCACCAACACCAACAG TCACTGGTGAGAAGCATCTAGCTGTTGCAGTAACTGTGCTAGTTGTACAAATATGTGTGGTCCTCGGTGTATTTGTTGTACTTCATTGGATACGAACACGACCTAGAG GAATGAATTTCGTTCTGTGGAGACCTTGGGTAGTTATACATGTTGGTGGAGCTATTGATCTGGTCGTTGTCTGTGTATGTGGTGGGTACCATGTAAATATCAACACTG gGGTACTCATGACTACAGGTGTTATTGTCGCAATAATCCTGACACTCATTCTAGTTGTCGCATTCGTATTTTTGGTTACAAGAGCAACTAAAT GTTGTGGATTTTACAATACTAAGAAGGACACATCTCCTCTATTAGAAAG aaAAGAGGTTCATCAACAACTACTTTAG
- the LOC128234364 gene encoding uncharacterized protein LOC128234364 isoform X3, with amino-acid sequence MGLYMIFIWIFLNGVCRHVIEAQAPVLSANASSVTKGHPLKLVCTLSAETPSVSWLRTDTGMTTEQTIVTVGLQGGSCKSVPSTPPDGLVVTCGPLVYGCTIQSLNISDDGDVWRCSVPIKGVTTYSNSLRINVTEPAPTPTVTVPSVTGEKHLAVAVTVLVVQICVVLGVFVVLHWIRTRPRGMNFVLWRPWVVIHVGGAIDLVVVCVCGGYHVNINTGVLMTTGVIVAIILTLILVVAFVFLVTRATKCCGFYNTKKDTSPLLERKEVHQQLL; translated from the exons ATGGGCTTATACATGATATTCATTTGGATATTTCTTAATGGTGTTTGCAGACATGTCATTG AAGCTCAAGCTCCAGTTTTATCAGCAAATGCATCTTCAGTTACTAAAGGACACCCATTGAAATTGGTATGTACATTATCAGCCGAAACCCCTTCTGTGTCATGGTTGCGGACAGACACAGGCATGACTACAGAACAAACAATTGTTACTGTCGGTTTGCAAGGTGGTTCATGTAAATCAGTTCCAAGCACTCCTCCAGATGGTTTAGTGGTAACATGTGGACCATTGGTGTATGGATGTACAATCCAATCTTTGAATATTTCTGATGATGGAGATGTTTGGCGTTGTTCAGTCCCGATTAAAGGGGTCACCACCTACAGCAACTCCCTGAGAATAAATGTCACAG AACCAGCACCAACACCAACAG taacaGTACCATCAG TCACTGGTGAGAAGCATCTAGCTGTTGCAGTAACTGTGCTAGTTGTACAAATATGTGTGGTCCTCGGTGTATTTGTTGTACTTCATTGGATACGAACACGACCTAGAG GAATGAATTTCGTTCTGTGGAGACCTTGGGTAGTTATACATGTTGGTGGAGCTATTGATCTGGTCGTTGTCTGTGTATGTGGTGGGTACCATGTAAATATCAACACTG gGGTACTCATGACTACAGGTGTTATTGTCGCAATAATCCTGACACTCATTCTAGTTGTCGCATTCGTATTTTTGGTTACAAGAGCAACTAAAT GTTGTGGATTTTACAATACTAAGAAGGACACATCTCCTCTATTAGAAAG aaAAGAGGTTCATCAACAACTACTTTAG
- the LOC128234364 gene encoding uncharacterized protein LOC128234364 isoform X1, whose product MGLYMIFIWIFLNGVCRHVIEAQAPVLSANASSVTKGHPLKLVCTLSAETPSVSWLRTDTGMTTEQTIVTVGLQGGSCKSVPSTPPDGLVVTCGPLVYGCTIQSLNISDDGDVWRCSVPIKGVTTYSNSLRINVTEPAPTPTEPAPTPTVTVPSVTGEKHLAVAVTVLVVQICVVLGVFVVLHWIRTRPRGMNFVLWRPWVVIHVGGAIDLVVVCVCGGYHVNINTGVLMTTGVIVAIILTLILVVAFVFLVTRATKCCGFYNTKKDTSPLLERKEVHQQLL is encoded by the exons ATGGGCTTATACATGATATTCATTTGGATATTTCTTAATGGTGTTTGCAGACATGTCATTG AAGCTCAAGCTCCAGTTTTATCAGCAAATGCATCTTCAGTTACTAAAGGACACCCATTGAAATTGGTATGTACATTATCAGCCGAAACCCCTTCTGTGTCATGGTTGCGGACAGACACAGGCATGACTACAGAACAAACAATTGTTACTGTCGGTTTGCAAGGTGGTTCATGTAAATCAGTTCCAAGCACTCCTCCAGATGGTTTAGTGGTAACATGTGGACCATTGGTGTATGGATGTACAATCCAATCTTTGAATATTTCTGATGATGGAGATGTTTGGCGTTGTTCAGTCCCGATTAAAGGGGTCACCACCTACAGCAACTCCCTGAGAATAAATGTCACAG AACCAGCACCAACACCAACAG AACCAGCACCAACACCAACAG taacaGTACCATCAG TCACTGGTGAGAAGCATCTAGCTGTTGCAGTAACTGTGCTAGTTGTACAAATATGTGTGGTCCTCGGTGTATTTGTTGTACTTCATTGGATACGAACACGACCTAGAG GAATGAATTTCGTTCTGTGGAGACCTTGGGTAGTTATACATGTTGGTGGAGCTATTGATCTGGTCGTTGTCTGTGTATGTGGTGGGTACCATGTAAATATCAACACTG gGGTACTCATGACTACAGGTGTTATTGTCGCAATAATCCTGACACTCATTCTAGTTGTCGCATTCGTATTTTTGGTTACAAGAGCAACTAAAT GTTGTGGATTTTACAATACTAAGAAGGACACATCTCCTCTATTAGAAAG aaAAGAGGTTCATCAACAACTACTTTAG
- the LOC128234364 gene encoding uncharacterized protein LOC128234364 isoform X2 codes for MGLYMIFIWIFLNGVCRHVIEAQAPVLSANASSVTKGHPLKLVCTLSAETPSVSWLRTDTGMTTEQTIVTVGLQGGSCKSVPSTPPDGLVVTCGPLVYGCTIQSLNISDDGDVWRCSVPIKGVTTYSNSLRINVTEPAPTPTEPAPTPTVTGEKHLAVAVTVLVVQICVVLGVFVVLHWIRTRPRGMNFVLWRPWVVIHVGGAIDLVVVCVCGGYHVNINTGVLMTTGVIVAIILTLILVVAFVFLVTRATKCCGFYNTKKDTSPLLERKEVHQQLL; via the exons ATGGGCTTATACATGATATTCATTTGGATATTTCTTAATGGTGTTTGCAGACATGTCATTG AAGCTCAAGCTCCAGTTTTATCAGCAAATGCATCTTCAGTTACTAAAGGACACCCATTGAAATTGGTATGTACATTATCAGCCGAAACCCCTTCTGTGTCATGGTTGCGGACAGACACAGGCATGACTACAGAACAAACAATTGTTACTGTCGGTTTGCAAGGTGGTTCATGTAAATCAGTTCCAAGCACTCCTCCAGATGGTTTAGTGGTAACATGTGGACCATTGGTGTATGGATGTACAATCCAATCTTTGAATATTTCTGATGATGGAGATGTTTGGCGTTGTTCAGTCCCGATTAAAGGGGTCACCACCTACAGCAACTCCCTGAGAATAAATGTCACAG AACCAGCACCAACACCAACAG AACCAGCACCAACACCAACAG TCACTGGTGAGAAGCATCTAGCTGTTGCAGTAACTGTGCTAGTTGTACAAATATGTGTGGTCCTCGGTGTATTTGTTGTACTTCATTGGATACGAACACGACCTAGAG GAATGAATTTCGTTCTGTGGAGACCTTGGGTAGTTATACATGTTGGTGGAGCTATTGATCTGGTCGTTGTCTGTGTATGTGGTGGGTACCATGTAAATATCAACACTG gGGTACTCATGACTACAGGTGTTATTGTCGCAATAATCCTGACACTCATTCTAGTTGTCGCATTCGTATTTTTGGTTACAAGAGCAACTAAAT GTTGTGGATTTTACAATACTAAGAAGGACACATCTCCTCTATTAGAAAG aaAAGAGGTTCATCAACAACTACTTTAG